The genomic window AGGAAGTCGCGGGCGTCCTTGCCGGTATACAGGGCGAACTCGCGGCTGAAGCTGACGTTCGGCCCATCGCTCGGTCCTTGCATCGTCAGGGCGTTCTTCGCCACCTTGAAGACCAGCAGGTCGTAGGCGATGGCCGGGTTGGTGGCGATGGCGACCTGGGCCGCACCGAGGCGATAGGCCGCCAGGTCCCGCTTCAGCGACTCAGGCATGCCCTTGGGCTGCTCGGCGGGCTGGTCGTCGTCCAGATGGGTGGCGGCTGCCTTGGCGAGGGCCTTTTTCGCTTCCCGCTTCACCAGGCCGCGTTCGACGGTGAACGTCCCGGAGTGGGAGATGTACGCGTAGCAACCAGCGAGCTTCATCTGCTCGGGGTCGAACTTGGCGTAGGCCGCAATCTGGTTCGCGAGATCGTCGAGCAGGCCATCAAGCTCATCGTTCCGCTTGTTCAGCCGGTCGAGTTCCTCCTCGTCCTCTGTGGCGTCGATCTGCTCGCCCACGGCAAGCTGCTCCTCCTCCAGTCGCTTCAGCTCCGCCATAAGTTCTTCGGGCGCATCCACGGGTTCGGCTTCAAGTCGGCTGCAGCCGGACGTCACCCGCCAGTCGTGCTCCTGATCCACCTGGACCCAGCCCCAGCCCTCGGCCTGAAGTTCCTTCTCGGCCAGCTTCAGCTTCTCGCTGACCAGGGCGTTCAGCAGCTCGGGGTTTTCCAGATAGACTTCCTCGCCAAAGAGGTCGGTCCGCTTCGTGCCGCCCGCGTCGAGGTAGGTGTTCATCCCGACGAATTTCACCAGCTTGTCCTCAGCCTCCACCAGCTGCTCGGTGAGGATCGACCGGATCTCGCCGGGGCGCTTCAACTGCCAGTCGTTGAGCGATTCGTAGACCGAGATCTGTTTCTGATGGTCGTCCGTGACGGCGAAGGCCATCAGGGCATCCAGCGTGAGTTCCTCGGCCCTGTACGCGGCGATCAGCTCAGGGGCGACCCGGGCCAGCGTCATCCGCTGCTCGACGAGCCTTGGGGTGATGCCGAACCGCGTGGCGACCTGTTCGGCGGTCTGGCCCAGTTCGATCAGCTTGGCGAAAGCCTCGAATTGGTCGGCCGGGTGCATGGCGAGCCGTACGACGTTCTCGGCCAGGCTCTTCTCGTAAGCCTGCTCCTCGAGTTCGACCCGGCAGGGAACGGCAAAATCCTCGGGTAAGTGCCCTTCGGCCTGCAGGGCCTTCAGGGCTTCGAGGCGGCGGGCGCCAGCGATGACGAGGTATTTGCCCTTTTTGCCCTCGGTGACGACCAGGTTTTGCAGCAGGCCGTGGGTGAGGATGGACGCCTTCATCTCGTCGCAGGCTGCTTCGGAGACCGTTTTCCTGGCGTTTAACGGGGACTTTTCGAGCTTGCTTATCTCGATTTCCCGGATGCCGGGTAGCTTGCCCATGGAATCAATTTGCTTGGGGTTTTTCATGGTACTGCTTTCCTTTCAGTTTATGTTTAACATACAGGCGAATCGCCTCAGCCTCCGCCGCGGTGATCCGACTGCTGCCGGACACCTTGCGGCGGATGGTTCGGTCGCTCACCTTCAGGTGGGAGGCCAGCATCGTCTGCCAGCCCCACCCGAGGAGCTCACCTAACTCGATGAGTTCCTGGCTTTTCATCAGTTGTCGAACCAGAAGACGATGCGGACTTCCTCGGGCTTGCCGAGCCTCAGGAGCTGGGGGATCGTGTCTGACCAGAAGCTGCGGACGGACTTGTAATAGGGCTGCTCCCATTCGACTCGACAGTGAACGTTCGACAGCAACTCGTGGACTTTGTCCTCTTGGCGATACCAATCGCCTCCCGTGACGGTCTCGATGCGGCGGCGCATTTCCTCTTCCGAGACCTTTTCGATCTGGGCTCCGAAGATATCCCCGCTGTAGCTCTCCGGGGATTCACCACGTCCACGCCGCCAACGGTTCCATTCGTAGTATTCGGCGGCGGAGACATACCCTCGATGCTTCGTGGTTTGCGTCCAGTCGTAGGCAAGCAATTCGGCGACCGTGAACCACGAATGGCTGTGGCCGTCGCCATCCCATCGATCCGAATCCGCCTTCACCGGCTCGCTCACGTCGTCCGGTAAGCCGCGCGGATCGTCGATCGGGACAAATCCATTGCCTGTGTCGATCCCCGCGAACCCGCGCCCGTTGCGAACGTCGGCGAGGATGGCGAAGAGGCTGTAGTTTCGCCCGCTGTAAAAGCGATTCTCATACGGAATGGCTAATTTCGGCTCGCCCTCGTCGGCGTATTTGTTAGGCTCCCAACGGTCGGCCAACTGCCAGACACCGTCTACTTGCTTTTCGACGTAAAAGTGTATATCACAACCCATACTGATTCCTTTCAGTTAGTGCAGGGCTTCATTGCCCTGCACGAATATCCAATTAGGCCAATTTGTCCTAAGTGTAAAGCATATATTTGAGGCGATGGGGCAGGCTGCTAACCCGCCCCGGGTCAGTTACGCCGCTGCGATGTCGACAACGGCGGAATTGTCTTCCACCAGCACGCCATCGTGATACGTCTCGTAGCGGATCGTGGTCTTACGGTACTGGTTCGCCATCCTGTCATGGCGCCAGCCCTGCGACAGTAAATCGCGATGCTGGTCGAGCGTTGCGCCACCGAGGATGGTGCGGCGAACGGTGTTGCTGATCTGGTCCTGGATAATCTGCTTAGTCATAAACTTCTCCTTTTGGGTTCCGGCCCCACCATGGGGCCTTGTGGGGAATCGCCCGCACCGTCCACAGACGGGAAGCCCTTGCGGTGGTCCATCGCCGGGTGAGAACGGAATGGCCGCTTTTGGGCGGCTGTTCCGCAACGGAAGCCGGTGATTGACCGTCCCGTCGGACGGTGCAGATTCCCACCCTCGAGGCCCTGTGAGGGCCGGGCAGCGGAGGGGGGTTTTGGCTGGGCGGCGGGAGGAGGGGGCAGATATGCGGCGGTCAGCGTGTCGACGGCCGCTTCACCGTGCCACCGGATAGGCCGGGGTGGTGGGCGGGATATGGGAGGAGGTGTGGAGAGAGGCAGGCAGGAACCGAGATCACCCCCGGCTCAGCCCGGTGCGGCGTCCGTCTTGTCGACGTATTCGAGGATCGCGTCGGTGATCGTCCGAAGTGCCTCCAGGAGCGCGTCGGTGTCATCGTTCCGCAGGCCGAGCATCTTGCATAGCCAGAGCCAGTCAGCGCCTCCGTCTTGTCTGAACCGCTGAGCTACGCCGCCGTTGGCCGTATAGCTGATGAAACTGTCGTCGAGCTTGTTGACATTGGGATTGCGGCTTAAGTCGTCGAATTCATAGAGAGCGGTCCTGAGCCTTGCTCCGGTCTGCTTCTTCATGGCGAATCCCATGACGGCCAGCAGCAGTTCATTCCTGGACGTCATTGGGACGGCGAATCGAAACTCGTCGTCATTTCGTTCTCCTATCGCCGATACGCTTTGGTTGTCCGGAATGACCACTTTGAGGAATCGCTCCACGGATTCAACAGGGATCTCACCTCCCTCGATGTCGGCTGCGACATCGAGTAGAAACCTCCCCTTTCCGCGTATATACCGGTCCAGCGCGTAGCCGCCGATCGGCGAGTATGCGATCGGGTTCTCGCCTCGCATCCCCGACCGAATCCACTGAGCAATTCGTCCGACCGTCCCACGGACGAAAGGGCTGTCCTCCACGGTTCGGCGGTCGGTGGCCCTGACTTGTTCGATTCCGAGCTCGTCCGAGATCTCGCTGAGAGCCAGGGCATTCGAAGGCGTGAACGCCACGGCCACGATTGCGGTCATGCCCGTCACCCCGAGGAACGTTATCCTCGCGTTGTCCGGCAGATTCTCGCGCAGCGACTCGATCACCGCTGCTGCTAGCGCATATTTATCCGTGGCGGAGTTCGCTGGGCCCAGCGAGATTTCGAGCTTCAGCACCCTCTCTCCGGCGTCGTTCATCGAGCCTGAAGGGGTGGCCGAAGGCGACTCGTCGGGCTTGAGCAGCAGCGAGCCATAGGCAACGCCTAGACTCTTGGCAATTTCTGATAGAGTTCTAATATCAATATGTTTGCCAGAAATTGCA from Aquisphaera giovannonii includes these protein-coding regions:
- a CDS encoding ParB/RepB/Spo0J family partition protein — encoded protein: MKNPKQIDSMGKLPGIREIEISKLEKSPLNARKTVSEAACDEMKASILTHGLLQNLVVTEGKKGKYLVIAGARRLEALKALQAEGHLPEDFAVPCRVELEEQAYEKSLAENVVRLAMHPADQFEAFAKLIELGQTAEQVATRFGITPRLVEQRMTLARVAPELIAAYRAEELTLDALMAFAVTDDHQKQISVYESLNDWQLKRPGEIRSILTEQLVEAEDKLVKFVGMNTYLDAGGTKRTDLFGEEVYLENPELLNALVSEKLKLAEKELQAEGWGWVQVDQEHDWRVTSGCSRLEAEPVDAPEELMAELKRLEEEQLAVGEQIDATEDEEELDRLNKRNDELDGLLDDLANQIAAYAKFDPEQMKLAGCYAYISHSGTFTVERGLVKREAKKALAKAAATHLDDDQPAEQPKGMPESLKRDLAAYRLGAAQVAIATNPAIAYDLLVFKVAKNALTMQGPSDGPNVSFSREFALYTGKDARDFLKAQIEPAAEDLPRGWLEAGTEADQFLAFQLLSDYQKQSLLAYCVAMTLQPKLDEGNQPTAYDVALAQTGVNVADHWRPTKDNFLSRVTKDHLLEVGRELIGGERGETWAAKNANEKKGDIASELQKAFSDPDRYGGTPEQIDRVKNWLPKGMAFMAAPEPKPAKAKKGKKAA
- a CDS encoding helix-turn-helix domain-containing protein — protein: MRRKGARSVLPDGAKIDSLRKERGWTIDDLANEASISPRTIQYAISGKHIDIRTLSEIAKSLGVAYGSLLLKPDESPSATPSGSMNDAGERVLKLEISLGPANSATDKYALAAAVIESLRENLPDNARITFLGVTGMTAIVAVAFTPSNALALSEISDELGIEQVRATDRRTVEDSPFVRGTVGRIAQWIRSGMRGENPIAYSPIGGYALDRYIRGKGRFLLDVAADIEGGEIPVESVERFLKVVIPDNQSVSAIGERNDDEFRFAVPMTSRNELLLAVMGFAMKKQTGARLRTALYEFDDLSRNPNVNKLDDSFISYTANGGVAQRFRQDGGADWLWLCKMLGLRNDDTDALLEALRTITDAILEYVDKTDAAPG